Below is a window of Phoenix dactylifera cultivar Barhee BC4 chromosome 7, palm_55x_up_171113_PBpolish2nd_filt_p, whole genome shotgun sequence DNA.
ATCCAAGACTCAATTATTAACAAGCCAGAcaaactataattttttttcttcgatAATACTTTAATTAGGCATAAGTTCTAATCTAGAAGGAATTAGACAATATAATAAGATATAAAATTCATATTGAAGTTGAgatctaactctgcaatgagtTTTACtcgaacataattttttttaattttagaattatttttgGAATAGAAGAGAAATTTAACATGAATTTTGAGAACTAGACCTCACTAGTATAAATAAATGGCATGAAAGCAAAAAGGACTAAAAAAACTTCATCATGTTTCAAATTTTTCTATGAGAGATCTAAGTTGAACTTATTGAAGGAAGTGCATTCTGCTCTTTTTTGACTATATTATGCTTTGAAAGGCAATACTACAAGAGAAatattacatatatatgtgtgtgtcttTTTCTGTTTCATAGATATTTCATTGGGACACTTCCAAGAGTTTTGCAAGAGTTTCACAAACTTTTTAAGAGTTTAACATATCCTCGGATATATAAGAGTTCTttgcccttcttcttcttttcctgatTTTCTCTCTCACATGTTGTGATAACCATTATCAAACTCTCATCCTCTTTCtatatcttattttttattttatatctactATTTTAATGGGACAAATTTAAATGATGGCTTTTTTTCTTCGCAAAGAAGCACCATTTTATAATTGATTGTTATAgctgaatttatctttataaacAGATCTTTTATTTCAAAGCAATAACAAATTTATTGTGGATCAATTTGGTCATTTTGGATAGGTCTAAATAAGGTTTGGGATGGAAATCCTATCTTTGTTAAACATAAATTATTCAAAGTTTACTTTGCTATACTTGATCTCTTTGGTTATAGTTATTAGTTGCCTACTAGGCTAtcaattcttctttctctctttctcagcACTCAGGGTATTGGCTATGATGGGTAGAGATTGCACAGTGAGCTTAGATCAAACTCCTAGACTTAGTTGGACTAGCTCTACCTTTACAATTTTATTTGGGACCCTCCTTAATGTCATGGTTTAGCATAACTCCTTTCGGTGATAGGTAGAATATCTCCTTTTACGATTGACTTATCTTTCCAATCAGGCTGAGACACTGCTTCCGAATCCATGGATTCCTAATCTGTAGTTGTTGCACTATAGTTGATCCTAGTCGCCTTGTCTTTGGCCGCCTCCTCCGACCAATTGTATTTCCTACCATTTTTGGAGGGTTTGATGACAAAGTTTGACTAAAGGAATGCATGAAATATCTTTATTACTGCTAGGCCCAGAAAGGCTTGTTCCAATCAGATGAGGCAAATCAAGTTATTCCTAAATTGTGAAAgtctttgaattgaatatagaGCTCGAGTCAACTACTAAATTTCACGCCCATCACACTCTCGAAGTCAGGTAGGCCTCTTGAAACAATAAAAAGTGGTTATATTGATTAAACCGTAGTTCAGCAACTTATAGTTGTTTTGGAATTGACCTGTAATTCAACCTCTGAAAATTTAGTTAGTTCTAAAAATTATTATACTCTGAGTAGTTGGCTTATTGTTAGTTTAGTtgtatttatttttcctttttaccTTGCATGCTCAGGGGGCCTACCCCAACATGCATGCAGCAGGCTGCCACATCACTTGGCACGCATTTTTAGTTCTGGGGCGTGGCATTGCCATCTTTCACTTTTTGAGAGAAGGAAGACGCAGGAGAAAATAGGTGctttaagaaaatatgattaCATGATTCACCTCTAATCATCTTAAAACGACACTAGTATTACATCCACACAGCAAACCAAATATTGAAAGGATTTAAGAAGCATGGCTGTGCGCTTCCGAGGACCTTACAGCAAATGACCTTCGCCACCATACCTGAAAAGCCTTGCCCAGGTTTGGACATTCAGTGCCATGGCAAACGAAACATCGAAACCATTCCTCAAAAAAGCTCTGCTGCTGCTTCAATGGAAGGGTAAGGAGAGCTTGGCCCAGGCTCTCCTCCAACATCCTCATGTCCAACCCTTTTGAGCATCTCTGCAACCAACCGAAGTCCACCAACATAGGTCCAAACCATGCCCTGAGGACACTGGATCTCATGTTGCCCCCACACTGCAACCTCCCCCTTCCTAGTGCAATAAACAGACTCGCCGAGATGCGACTGAGCTCGTATCTCACCATTGGTGATGCCATGCCATGCATCCTGATCAATCCATCTTGTCTTGCCCACAAGCACACAAAATCTTCTGCCATCTGCTTGTCTACAAGAATCTCTAGCAGCCAGTTAATGTTCTCCACTTGCTTAGAGACTCGCTCGATCAATGGCTTTGTTGCTTTTGTTATTGCCATCTGATTTACCGGACCAGAGTTGGAGGCTTCTTCAAAGAGCTCCACCAGTGAGTTCAAACAAGATTGACAGATGCTGTACAGGCTCTCCTTATTGAGACCAGCGGGGTCCTTTTGATAGACTGAGCTTTTCGATAAGAGGCCACTTACAAAGAACTGCATCTCCTTCCTTGCATTACTATTAGTTCCATTTGCAACAGACCGTATGAGCTGCAGAGCTAGAACTTCAGACTGGTTTGGACCTCGTGGGAATAACCTGGCTAGTACATCTTGAGAAATTGCTTCATCGAATGTGTATCTTGCAAACAAGCTCTTCAGCTTCTCCTCGTCCTTCTCACTCCATGGAACAGCCTCGATATACTTCAAACATGATGTGATACCTCTGTCAAACATGATCGTGGAAgataccttaaaaaaaaaaaaataaaattatgccaAATATGATCCAAAGAGAACAACAATAGAAAAGCAAAGCAACTAGGCAACAAATTATCATAATTTCAAGAAATGCTATTCAGAAGCAAGAAGGGCAACAAATGAAATTTGACAAGTTCTCAATAACATGTTGGACCAAAACTACCAGATTGTTTCAGGCCTCCCTATCCAAGTGCCTATCTTGATCAAGACCACCAAGACATATGTTTTTGAGTACAGACAGACTTATTTCTGGATTTCCATAAGCTTGctataaaaatgataataattcACAAAATTGGATCCTATAATTGAATGTAGTGGACGCCCCTTGGAAGTGGTATGCTACAGATCTTGATCAAAGAGGAATTTTTGGCTAGGGAGGTCATTAGAAGCAACATCTGCAATGGTGTATCTGAGCAATGACAGGGAAGAAGAGTACCTGACAATACCAAATATGCGTATCATGATACATTATATTCCAGAATAGAATTGTGTTAATCTTGCCACTTAGAATGTCAAAATGTTATCAGAGAGAGGTATTACTACAATGAATAAAATGTTGAGATGGCAGTATATCTACTTGTATGAGGccaaatgaaaattaaaaaaaaagaaattgagtAAAAGAAGAATCTACAATCATGTCAGGATTCTAAAATTATGATATAGAAATGAACCTAGAGACATTCATACACATCATAGGGTTGACTGGTGGGAGGACTTGAAACACAATTTTCATTTGACATGATGGAATTATATGGATTTTATTGTTGTACATTTTGTTTATGTACACTCATTCTGTCAATGAGTCAATGGTATCAACAACCAAAATCAACCGTTGTCCAGATTGTAACAAGCAGCTTTCAAAGGGCATGTAGGACAAACTCAACTGTAATCAAGTTCAAAACTAAAAGTTCAGACGATATTTGACTAGGCAGAGAGTTCTCTCTGAGATATGTTCGTGTTACTTTAAAGCATTTGACTGAAGGTGATGATTTAAGAGTCAAAATCAATTCAAGGTATACTTTTGGAAAAAATTCAGTACACGAGTTATTTGAACAATTGAAGGTCCATCTTAGGACATACATAAAGTTTTGTTAGCTGGAGTAGTTTATAAGCTACCAAAGAATCTTGGCGGAATTTTGTGATTTCTGGTTTTCCCTCCTCTTTTACTCTTAATTCTGCCTCTGTATCTTCTTACCTCTTCGAATTCATTTCTTATTCAccaataatatcatattatttaGTCTTGTGTAGTGATGCCCAAAAAGCAGCAATCATGCAATGGTCTAACGACTCTGGACCACTTAAGAAGCAAGCCAAGCTAAGTTTCactacaaggaaaaaaaaaaaaaacaattcaggGGACTCCAGAGAATCAATGTCTAGTGATGTCCAAGTCTATGGAATTTTGGGGACCAGGACAAAGGCCTTTATGTTGGGAAGCTTTATGTCAACCCACAGAATTGTGTCATGGAAAATGCTTTTGGAATGCAGGATTCCAAGCAGCGTGTGGGAGTGTGCTTCCATTTGTTGGTAATATTTCAGCACAAGGTGAACGAGCAGTTGAACACATTGAGCTCAAGCATTCACTGGACATGTAAGAGTAGCCTTTATTGTGCTAGTGGGAAGTCGTTGAGATAAGGGAAGAGATGAGAATGGTGTCACTGCAACAGATAACATGATGGCTCTATCCAGTAGCATCACAAGTGTTTAGACGAAGGGGTGAATATGTAATTTGCCTTACCAATACTTTGACTTTAGCAAATTTCCACCTGGATCATAGGACAAACAAGGCCCTTGAATTTGATTTGATGTAGATATTCCAACTGACTTGTAGCATGCATAAATGTGCACATCTAGCCTGATAAATCATGGTGAAGATTCTTCTTGCAACCAATGCACTGAAGCAAAGCAATGGCTCAGATAATACAGCCATATATTAACTCATAAGCTACTTTTTATGTCAAAATCTTTTTTCCATATTAGAACTTTTCATAGGTAGTTTACCTTTGCTTTCACTGTCATTTTTTGCCTTGGGTTCATTTCTTGGGATCCTTTTGACATGGTCAAactcattttctttttgtttgatgTGCTTCACATCTCTTTATGTTATGATCACCAAACATCACGTAGTTGGTGTCTTTCACATCGTATTGTTAGTTGAGTTCGCTAACATAGTGTTTTCACCGATCCAGCTTTGATTTGTGATTCCATCACCTCCCCTGCTTTTGTTAAAGTCTGAAATTTGATCCAAACATCCTTGATCCAACAATTTCAGTTTTTTCACCAAAGCTTTGTGCTTCAgaatatataaatttaaatcCATTATCTTGATAATTTCACATATgttttgggtttggtcaaactcATTTAATTGCATCATCTCATTTAATTTAACAAATCAATCTTAAACATATTTCATGAAGATGGCACATTAGCACCTAATCCACACTTAAACCTTCTAAAGCATACCCTATATCTAAAATTTTTAGCAACAATGTAAATTTGCACACGTATTATAACTAGTTGATTGTAATATTTCTAGAGAGATATTTCTAGAGATTTTTCTTCATAATAAGACATGCATTTACATTAGATTAAGGTCCAATTTAGAAGACCACAcatgaataggttcatttgatATGGCCCAAAATCAAGTTATCCTCTGACGTCACCCCTACACTTGATTTTTAGGCTTAAAATGGTTTCAACTTGTGTATGACCTAAAACAGGAACAAAGCACATGGAATAGTtgaattgacagattttttcaAGAAAACAATTTTCACTAAGTGCCTTTAAAAGCATATTCTATATTCTAAATTTAATGAAGATGGAGATATATTGTTTGTGTATTTGTTTTGGAAGTATTGATAATCACAGGAAAAAGTTTAATGTATACATGATGAGTTCAAGAAAGCAATGGCATAGGAGCTTGAAATGGCATCTGTGTTATAGTATCTTGACATGGAAGTGAAGCAAACTAATGAAGGAATTTTTACATCACTAAAGGGCCACAGAAAAAAGTTCTCAAGAAATTTAAACTGAGAAGATTTCGAGCAGGTAAACACATGTTCTCTCAAAAAAAGGGCTGGTAAAAATATGTGGACTATGGTACCAAGTCATTAGAGCATACAGAAAGACAAACGGTAATTCCATGTGTTTTCTAGTAGTTTAATAGGAAGGCAATGTTACTTGACATGCAGAAGAACAGACATTCTTTTGGAGTAAGCCTGATGGGCTCCTACATGGAGGTAGCAACCATGGAACACTTACACAAGGCCAAAAAACATTCACAGCATAAAAGATAGCCCATCTTTTTTAGGGAAAGGGAGGGAAGACCCACAAGGTGGAATTACCCAGGGTCTAGATACTTAGAAGCTCTCCGAGTTCTGAATTTGAAACCTCCTCCATTTAGAAGAGGGGTGTGAACAACAGAGCTATTGCCAAGTTCGCTTTGCACACTAAGATTTTCTTTCCCCCCTAAATATGATACACTAAATAGCTTAGTTAATTCACTCTGATAATTTGAAACTTGCTGTATTTGTGACCGTGATTGGTCTGGAGActtaaatgataaaataagtaaTAAACAATTTTGTGCACTACATCAGAAGATGTTCACATAGACATAAAAACAACAGCCAGATGTATGTTGCTTTCACTTCATGCATATGCCAGGCAATCTGGTTAAGAAACTTATTGATTGAAGTTGATGAATTTGCCACAATAAAAACCAATGTAAACACATCCAGACAATAAACTGGCACTTGCATTAGCATCGGATATTGTGTGATTCAAGCAAACCCATTGACACCAGGTTTAACTTCAGTCGAGCATGTTAAGGAGTTGAATTTAGTTCCACAAAATTCAATAGCCAAGCCACCAACATATTCAAAAAGCCCTCCTGAGCATGAACTGTTTTGCACATTTAGAGCTTTTTCTCACATCCCAAAGTCAAGATCAATGGAAAAATTAGAAGGTAAACTTGATTTTGGGTCATAATCAAGTGCAATTCTTGTGAAACCTTCTAAGTTGGTCCTACAGATAGAGATGTACTCTTGGGATGTTGAAATCATAATTGAGAATGAAATCCACATTCTCCATCTACCTCTATCTCCTATCTTCTTCGCCTTCCCATACCTCTCCTCTATAAGCACAAAGCCCCTTATTTTTCTCAATAGCTCAAGAAGTGTAGGATCTATTAAACAAGGTTCCTTTAACTCTTTTCATATTTGACGTCCATTGTACAACCTAAAACATTCCGCATCTTATTAACTGCTAGTAGCACTACTACTAAGTTTGTTTAAGAATCGTCTTTACCAAACTTTTCATAAATCTATCTCAGCAATCATAACttatagaagattatggcatcatCACCTCAAGTACGTCAATGGCTCGGGAGATTCCGGCTTTCATGAGCCACCTCGTTGCATCCTTCTCGTACATCAGCTCTATTGTCTCCCCGAAAACACCCAAATCCTCAACACCAGTAACCTCTATCTTCCGGCAATCAGCCAAAGCATCCGAGACATTCTGGCCAGAGTTCAGAACCATGGAGGCAAAAAATGCACTGCTCTCGCACAGGACCTCCGAATCCAGCTCCCACACCAAGCACCTCCCGTCCTTTCCCTTCAAGCTGAGCCTCAAATCCAAAGATCCCTCCTTCAAACCAGCCCCATTCTCCGCCACCGGCCTCTCCGGAACCAAAGATCGCTCCTTTGGAAGCGGATCCGAGCTCTCCGGCTCCGACTCCACAGCCGCGTTGGCGATCGAGGCGGCGTCGGCGATCTCCGGCAGCTGGCCGAGGGGCGCATCGGAGTCGATAGGGGAGACCCGGCCGGGGGAGAGGATCCGCCGGGGGTCGATGATGCCGAGTCCGAGCTTGTTGCTGGGAGAAGGGGAGCCGTGGAAGGAGCCACCGGCGAAGGGCGGTGGCTTCTGGGGAGGCTTGGAGGGGGGTTCATGGTGATGGTAGTGAGGGGAGCTCCGGCGGTCGGGGCTGCGGTGAGCGGCGCCGAAGGGGCAGCACCAGGCCCGTCGGAGGCCGGAATTCTTCGGGCGGGGGGCGGATCGCCAGCCGCCGGGATCCGCCATGGGGGTAGGAGAGTGAGTGACGGAGATTGGAATAAGAATGGGGGGTTGGGGTTAGGGTTTGGCCGGAGGCATCGTGGAGATCAGAGGATCTTTGGAGGTGCGCTTTGGCTTCCCTTTGGTTTCGGTGACGGGGGACTTTGGATTCTTGCGTCCTTGCCTCGCTTCTTTTTCTCACTCTTTCTTTTggcagagagagaaggagagagaatgGTACACGAGGACCAATGAGCGTTAAGAAGGCCTTTGGTGAGATCAAGAACAATGTTGGTACGACGATTAAGCTCGTCTGCCGAACGTCACTAACATGGAACCCACATAATACGGAcgtaataattattttctttttttttcttttcaactattttttaaatataatataataatataaaaattataataaataaaatattttaataattaaatttttattgaaTATTAAGTAATGAACTCAATGATACTAGTTTATACCCAATGaaataagaattttgtataaacTTCAAACATTAATACCACCGGTATCATTAACACCATATAATTCATCTTTTTTCTGTTGttttgaaatataatataatattatactaaatcataataaatgcaaTGCTTTAACTGCTAATTTTTtgttatatattaaataataaacttTAATGATGATTAATATATGAATACCAATGTTTAAATAATGAATGAAAAATTCTGTACAGGCTACGTGAGCAGAAACTTGTTATTAATATTGTTGTTATTGATACCGATATCTAAATGGCAAATGGAGAATCTTGCGCAAGCCAAGTCTTTGTTCTGGAACTTCGAAAATTTCTATATCAAGTatgattttattctttttggattgttcttaaaatataatataatattctaaCATATTATAAGAAATAGAAaagtttaataattatttttttgttgtacATTaagtaaattttaataataattgaGTACACTAATTTTAAGATTCATGGAATGAATATGGAGCTATACACAAGCTGATGCGCACATATATTAGATATAAAAGCTTTGAGTGAGACTCACTTGTGGCGAGCATGGACTTCAATATCCTGGTAggtgctttgttcaattaaaaaatgatttcatcaaaaatttgGACTGATGATTAATGAGTagaaaaagtaattacattgcCTAATATTATAAACAAGAACTAAGGAGGTAAAAATAGGGCTACCAAATGAACCATGCAACTAGGGCTTGGATTTGGATTTGGAAAAACACAAATCAAGCCCGAttcaaaattaaacaaatcaagcTTAAACTAGAAAGATAAGCTCAAAATTAATTCAAATCAAGTTCAAAAAAGACCCATATCAACCAAGCTTTGTTCAGTaagatttaaataattttaaattatatattgtATAAATAATAGAGGATTAGATAACaaatattaattaatatattatttaatctttgaatcaaataaatgctaacatttttttttttttactgaacTGTATGTGTCATACATAGCggatacgaatacacccaaaaaaattaaaagataacAAGTTCCGAAACGCACCAAGTAGCTCTCTCTCCCCCAATCGGTCTTTTCAGAGTGGTTAGCCACATAGGAAGCTACCCAATCTGCTGCCCTGTTGGCCTCTTGATACACATGTTTGGCCTGCAAGACCATTCCACCCCTTTCCATCTCCCGAATATTTCTGAGGAGTGGATGGTAGTCACCCACTCCTCCCACATTTTGCTAGATCCACCCAATGATAGTAGCTGAGTCGCCCTTAAGCACTAAGGTATTAAGCTGCAACACATGTCGGATATATCTTAGGCCGGTCCAGACAGCTCTCAGCTTCACCTCCAGGACAGAGGTATCGAAGATCTAACAACCACAAGCCATAATCATTCTGAAGTCTGAGCCCCTAATGACGAAGCCCGCTCCTCCTCTGCTACCGCCATCCAATACGGTTTTGATCCAAGCCTGAAGAAAGCTACAACTCAAGCTTCAACTGTGCTCTACTCAAGCTTAACTGGATTTAAACATACTTTAAATTATCAAGCTTCTCAAGTAGAATTGCTATAGATTTAATCCAAGCTCAGATCAAGCTTGACTCATTTTCGAAAGGGTTGTCTGAAATTATTTGCGAACAACTTGTGAATAAATCATGAAATGTGTGAATGAATTGGTTCAATGGTTCCTGTTTAGCTCGTTTGTaagaaataaattaatttttttccaaTTATTTGAGATATTGCTACTGCGCTCCTCGGTGTTAGTTTTTGACAGGGATGGATGGACCCCGAAAGAAACGGCCAGGTGGAGGTGGTGCCCGGAGAGATCACGAGCGTACTCAAAGCCCGAGACAGGGAGCGAGT
It encodes the following:
- the LOC103723793 gene encoding BTB/POZ domain-containing protein At2g13690-like produces the protein MADPGGWRSAPRPKNSGLRRAWCCPFGAAHRSPDRRSSPHYHHHEPPSKPPQKPPPFAGGSFHGSPSPSNKLGLGIIDPRRILSPGRVSPIDSDAPLGQLPEIADAASIANAAVESEPESSDPLPKERSLVPERPVAENGAGLKEGSLDLRLSLKGKDGRCLVWELDSEVLCESSAFFASMVLNSGQNVSDALADCRKIEVTGVEDLGVFGETIELMYEKDATRWLMKAGISRAIDVLEVSSTIMFDRGITSCLKYIEAVPWSEKDEEKLKSLFARYTFDEAISQDVLARLFPRGPNQSEVLALQLIRSVANGTNSNARKEMQFFVSGLLSKSSVYQKDPAGLNKESLYSICQSCLNSLVELFEEASNSGPVNQMAITKATKPLIERVSKQVENINWLLEILVDKQMAEDFVCLWARQDGLIRMHGMASPMVRYELSRISASLFIALGRGRLQCGGNMRSSVLRAWFGPMLVDFGWLQRCSKGLDMRMLEESLGQALLTLPLKQQQSFFEEWFRCFVCHGTECPNLGKAFQVWWRRSFAVRSSEAHSHAS